A region of Athene noctua chromosome 12, bAthNoc1.hap1.1, whole genome shotgun sequence DNA encodes the following proteins:
- the C1QTNF2 gene encoding complement C1q tumor necrosis factor-related protein 2 encodes MISAVLLLWTVPCVANHILGGFAKGALQEGPQLACSLPGPPGPPGPPGAPGAPGTVGRMGFPGKDGKDGKDGDKGEHGDEGPQGRTGNPGKPGPKGKAGAIGKAGPRGPKGLKGNPGKNGAPGKKGPKGNKGETGMPGPCTCNANKAKSAFSVAVSKSYPRERLPIKFDRILMNEGGHYNASSGKFICSIPGIYYFTYDITLANKHLAIGLVHNGQYRIKTFDANTGNHDVASGSTILSLKQEDEVWLQIFYSEQNGLFYDPYWTDSLFTGFLIYPDQDYFNEI; translated from the exons ATGATCTCCGCTGTCCTCCTGCTCTGGACTGTGCCCTGTGTGGCAAACCACATTCTCGGGGGCTTTGCCAAGGGAGCGCTGCAGGAAGGTCCCCAGCTGGCGTGCAGCCTGCCGGGACCCCCCGGGCCACCCGGCCCGCCCGGCGCACCCGGGGCTCCGGGGACAGTCGGCAGGATGGGCTTCCCGGGCAAAGATGGCAAGGACGGCAAGGATGGGGATAAAGGCGAGCACGGCGATGAAG GTCCACAAGGCAGAACAGGAAACCCTGGCAAACCAGGACCAAAGGGAAAAGCAGGAGCAATTGGCAAGGCAGGCCCACGAGGGCCCAAGGGTTTAAAGGGTAATCCTGGAAAAAACGGGGCACCGGGAAAGAAAGGGCCCAAAGGGAACAAGGGTGAGACCGGGATGCCAGGACCCTGCACCTGTAATGCTAACAAAGCCAAATCTGCCTTCTCTGTGGCAGTCTCAAAGAGCTACCCAAGGGAAAGACTGCCCATCAAATTTGACAGGATCCTGATGAATGAGGGAGGACACTACAATGCTTCCAGTGGGAAATTTATATGCAGCATCCCAGGTATTTACTACTTCACTTACGATATCACTTTGGCCAACAAACATTTGGCCATCGGCTTGGTCCACAACGGGCAGTACCGGATCAAGACTTTTGATGCTAACACTGGGAACCATGACGTTGCCTCTGGATCAACCATCCTTTCTCTGAAGCAGGAGGATGAAGTATGGCTGCAGATCTTTTACTCAGAACAAAATGGGCTCTTTTATGATCCCTACTGGACAGACAGCTTATTTACTGGTTTCCTGATATATCCTGATCAAGATTATTTCAATGAAATATAG